From Carnobacterium alterfunditum DSM 5972:
TGCTTCCGTTTCAGGAATGATCTGCTCTTCTGCGACGTCAAATTCTAAATAAATTTGTTCATTAGCCTTATCTATTGGCGATACAATTATTTTTTCTGATTCACTATATCCTTCGTGTAACAACTCCGAAGCTCGATAGGCTCTCACATATTCCTGCCCTTCTGGAACAATGATCACATCAGACCGAATAGGTTCCTCATCAACAATGAGATTATTGATAATAAGCGAATAACTAACGCCAATAACCAAGCACACAAACAGAATAACGCCTATAAAAATAAACACCCTTCTTTTTATCATTCAGTTCTCCTCGCAGATAGATTAGTCTAAATTGAACCTCATATTAAGCCAACAGATCAAATCTAGCAACTGATTTGATCTTTCTAACACACTAATTTTATCTTCGCAGCATTCCTTGTGAGTTCCCAAATTTTTTTCATCTGAGTTTCTTTTATGAACATAACTACACCTCTTCCGTTTGTTCTCAACCAAAGTATATACTTGTTGTCGATTTTCTATTACTGTACGCTGAACTGTCTGTCATTAACAAATGATAATGTCCCCTGATCATGTTATATGAAACCAAAGAGTAATTTATTATCCTGGTGTCATTATTAAAACGTTTGTTCTCTAATTCAGTTTAGTACTCACAAATATGTAAAATATCCCTTGCTATAAAAATAAGAATTTATAGCGAGGGATATTTATAGGCCGTTTTATTTTATTCTTACTTTAGTTAGTATGCTGAACAAAATTTCAGGCTTTATAAGCTATAATTTTTCTAGCATATTCTTCTGTTAAATCGTCATTTGCTGCTTTTACTATACTTGGCAATAAGAATGCATCCACAAGAACCCAGATTGCTACTACTACTAAAAATATCCAACCTATAAAGATTGCAAGTGTTACCCATCCTATAATCGTTAATATCAGTAACATAACCCCACTAAATTTACGTCCCAAATACATTCTATGGATTCCTAACGAACTTAAGAAAAACCAAAGGAGATATGAAACACCAACACTTTTTTTATTGTTAGCAACTTCTAAGTTTACTAACATCTTTTCTTCATTTGACAATTGATTATACATTTTAGATTACCCTATTTATGTTTTATTGTACTTCAAGTGATTCTAATAGTGGATAATAATCATATTCCATTTCACCTGATTCTTCTAATATCACCTTAGCCTTAAATGAAATGACTTGTTCAAGGTCTTCTATATTAGAATCATAAGAATAGCTAGTATCGACAGTTACATCATAACTGATCTCATATTTATATGCATCTATTTGCTGCACATCTTTGACCTCAGCATTATAAGTTACAGAGGAGATTGTTTCATCATCGTAACTTTTTTTTGCGTTACTATAGAGCGTTTGGTAAATTTCATTTTCTTCACCATCAACCATCATTTCTCCTAAATCATATTCATAATCATCACTATACTCATCGCCATAATAAGATATATTTTCTGTTAGTTGATAAATATTATACATAAAATCCTGAGCTGCATATTCATCCATTAAATCAAAAGTAAAATAATAACTCTCATCATAATCTTCAAGATAAACTTGAGAAGATTCCAGCGTTTCATTTGTAAATTCTTTCTTTACACTTAAATAACTGTCCTCTTTCCAAGAAATAGGGCCGAATGATCCTTCCCCTTCTTTTAGTTGACCAATCTCTTTGTCATCTAAATAGACTTTGCCATCTGTTAAGTCTGAAGCAACATCAATATAAACACCTGACAGAGATAAATCAACATAATTCATATCATCTTCACCGCTAAAGAAAACTTCTTGTTCATTTATCAATGGCGAACCATACTGTTCGATAGATGATACTAACGTATAACTTCCAGGAGACAATGGACCGACTTTTTGTGTATACTCTGAACGATCGGCTGTTCCAATTTCTTTCCCATTTAATGTGATTACTGCTTCTTCCATATTTGTCGTTAATTCCGCATAGACGGGATTAATCATCATTTCATAGTGGTCGAAAAATAACGAATCTTTTCCATCTTGTTTCAAATATATACCGTATGAATCATTTTCAGATTCAGATTCATCTTTCATGCGATTAGATAGCAAATGAACGTATTCCTTATCTTCTTTTATATAATCTGCAAATGGTTGTAAATTTTCTTTCTTCAATTCAAAATTCAAGTCTTCTGTAGAGAGAACTTTCGCAATCTTTGAAGCATCTCCAGTATTAATTAATTCAATATAGCGATCAACTTGATTTTCCTTTGAATAATAATTTTTAGCAAAAGAAAACCCTCCTGCAAGTATAAGAACAATCACTATTGCAAAAACAATTCCAAATTTTTGTACTTTTGTAAATGGCTCTAATTTCTTTTTAGTTATAGGTAGGTCTACTTTTTTTTCTATTGATGGTTCAGTACCTAATAAATGGCCACATTTTTCACAAAATTTCGCGCCATCTTCATTGACACAACTACATTTCTCACAAATCATTTATACTCTCTCCTTTGAACTATCTTAAAATAAAGAATCCCTAACAATATCTTCTACCATTGTCATCACTGTAGCTGCACCGATTCTAGCAACTATAAACCAAACAAAAAATAACATTACCGTAGCAATGATGCCAACATAAAATTTATCCATTTTTTCTGATGTATCACTTTTGTATAAGTAGTTTGCAAATGCAAAAGATGAGATGATAAAGGATAATAGATATAGAACACTTATCATAACTGCAAATTCTTCACCTGAAATAAGTGCAAGTAGCATAATAATTCCTTGTAAGATAACTGAAGTAGTAAAAAAACCGCCATATTGTGTTGCGGTGGCAAGAAAAGAATCACCCGACTTATAAGCCACTCTCTTTACACCATGTACGACAAAAACTGAAAGAAAATTAAATATTAATAAAGCAAAAAATAGACCAAAAAGTGTTCCAAATCCCATTTGAACATACTGATAACTATAGCTGTCGATTGAGAGGAACCATAGACCTACTACTTGAATCAAACTTAACAATACAAATTGAATCACACCGTTGATTGACGCAGCTTCATGGAAACTTTCTGAGGGTTTCACTAACGTGGTTTTAAAATAAGAAAAATAGCCATGAGACATGTTTGAAAGTTTTTCTTTATCAATATTGAGCGAACTTAGATTTATTACTTGTTCACTTTTAGTTGAATCTGCTTTTTGACTAGGAGTTTCTCCAATAGCTGTAGTTGAACCACAGTTATTACAAAATTTAGCCCCTTCTTTTACTTCTTTTCCACAATTAGCACAATATTTCATTTTTCTATTCCTCCAAAATCAATATTTTTTAATAAAACAGTATAAAGTGAAAAAATTTCAAGGCATAGCTATTGCTGATTATGAAATATACGTTTATTCCTAAGCCTAAATCGACTTATAGTTAAGTTCCTCTCATTAAATTTCCAAAAATCATTATATGTATTGCAAATCTACCTATTTCCTCGAAAAAACCTTCACAATAAATTTATACTGTTATTTTTATTATCGGTTAAATACACTCTTATATCAAGGAGCTTGTTCAATTTAGTTATATTATTTTCTAGAAAACACAATCATTGGTTACATAGTTAGAGTCCTGCACAATTAAATCACATCGCCAATTGTAAAATTAAGTTAGACAACTAAAAAAGACAGTAGTGGTACACTCAAAATGTAATTCCGGCAAAGATGATATCCGCCACCGTAAATTACCATTAGTGACAGGGTTATTACCAGCCAGTGACACAAAAATCACCACACGTTGCCAAGAAAGTTACCATCAAAATAATAAGTGAACTAAAACAACACTACCTCCCATATAATAAAGGAGCACAGACATGTGCAAAACTATTATATAGGAGGTATTTTATATGATTCACTATCGTAAAATAATGGAACTGGCCTATGATGAGGTGAGTTTACGAGCTATTTCGGCAAGCACCGGGAACGGTCGACCGAAAGTCACTGAAATACTTCAGCTGGCTAAAGAAAAGGGACTAAACTGTCCATTGTCAGAAGAAATGGATGATCAGTGGATAGAAGAGTTTTTATATCCACATAAGGCAATTGAAAATTCTGGTTATGGCATGATTGATTTTGATCAAGTTCATAAAGAATTAGCTAGACCTAATGTTACCTTATCTTTGCTTCATCATGAGTATGAGGTCAATTGTCGCACGAATGGTAAGATTCCGTATGCCTATCGTTCTTTTTTGCGGCATTACAAGTCTTATGCGGACAAGTACAAAGCAACCCTAAGGGTTCGAAGGAAACCAGGAGAAATCGTAGAAGTAGATTGGGCAGGATCAACAGCTTTCCTTATAGATCAAGATACAGGTGAAAAGATAAAAGCCTATCTTTTTGTTGCAACTCTGCCTTGCAGCCAACTATCTTATTCTGAAGCGACCTTATCAATGGATTTAAATGCCTGGATTGGAGCACACAATAGAGCCTTTCAATACTTTGGCGGCTGTACCCAGATTATTATACCGGATAATTTGAAAACATCTGTTACTCGTCATACGCTGAAAGAACTTGTTTTAAATCCAACTTATCGAGAAATGTGTGAGTATTATGGGACTTTATGTATGCCTGCTAGAGTTCGCGCTCCAAAAGATAAAGCATCCGTTGAAGGATCCGTTAGTACCCTCTCTACATGGATCATAGCAGCCTTGAGAAATGAACACTGTTTTACGCTAGATGAATTAAACCAAAAAGTAAGACAGAAACTAGAAGAGTTTAATCATAGAAAATTCTCTAAAAAGAACGGTACTCGTTTCTCAGCATTTGAAGAAGAGGAGAAATTTGCCCTTTCTCCTCTTCCATCAAAACCTTATAAAATGGCTGAGTGGAGAACCGCCAAAGTCCGTCCAGATTATCATATTAGTGTTGATAACAGATTTTATTCTGTACCCTATGAATATATTGCAAAATCAGTTGATGTAAGAATCACTGAGTCTCTTATTGAAATCTTCTTTAAACATATGCGTGTGGCTACACACACTCGATTATATGGGAAATTTGGACAGATATCCACCAGCAAAGACCATATGCCTGATAACCATAAACTTTACATCGAGCAAACACCAGAAAACGCCTTAAGTTGGGCAGAAACAATTGGTGAAAATACCGTACGTATTATTCAATACCTTTTGGATACTTATCAAGTAGAACGGCAAGCTCTTTCTTCTATTTTTTCTTTAAAAAATAGTGCCCGTCGTTACACAAAATATGAAATGGAAAGAGCCTGCAAAGAAATCTTAAGTATTACAAATCGACCTACGGTCAAATTAGTCCAAAGTCAGTTAAAGGCAATTAAGAAAAAAGATGCCGAAAAGGTACTCGAAAAAAATTCTTCAGTATCACAAGAAGTGTTTGGTTTTACACGTGGGACAGACTATTGGGGGGAAAAGTAAATGAATGAACAAACAGTAAGCAAGATGATCTCAATGAAGTTATCAGGTATGGTTGAAGGTTACCAACATCAAGAAAGTACTCCTGATTTTCAAAAGATGAGTTTTGAAGAACGATTCCAAATTTTGATAGATCATGAGTATGATAGGCGTAAATCAAACACTTTAAAAAGACTGATTAAAAGTGCAAACTTCCAGAATACTCAAGCCTGTATTGAGGATATCGAATACTATGAAGATAGAAAATTGGACAAGACCCGTATTTTAGAATTATCTAGCTGTAATTATATTCGACAAACGAATAACATTATTATTAAAGGACCAACAGGTGCAGGGAAAAGTTTTCTAGCACAAGCATTTGGAGTCTCTGCATGTCGTCAACACCACACTGTAAAATATGTACGCCTTCCTGAACTATTGGATGAACTCCTATTAGAACAATATAGAAATGATAACTCTTATCGTAAAAGTATTAAAAAGCTTTCAAAAATAGACCTACTCATTATCGATGAATGGTTATTAATTGATATTTCAACAGAACAAGCTGCTTTGGTTCTTGAAATTGTAGAAATGCGCTACAAACTCAAATCAACTATTTTTTGTTCTCAAATCGATCCGCAAGGATGGTCACAAAGACTGAGTAATGGGACTGTAGCTGAAGCAATCATGGATCGTATTGTCCATAATTCTATTCAATTAATGGTGGATGGAGAAGTATCTATGCGGGAACGTCATGGACTAGATAGCTCAATGTGATACTTTCAAAATCAATTGAAGTAAAATTCTCCTATTATTTTATGGCACCAGAAAATTTATCATCTTACATCTTAATTGATGAAATCAACTTTTCGCAGGTTCAAGGATAAACAACAAAGCGACCACAATGCCTTTATTAAAGACATTGTGGTCGCTTTCATTCTGTTATTTTTCTTACTGGTAATTTGTATGGCACTGATTGGTAACAGTGGTGGCACTCAGTGGTAATAATTATGTCCTTGCTGGTAATTTATGGTGGCGGATATCACAATTCAGTGTGTTTTCGGCGATCAAGTTTTAACTGAAGTAGTTTTCGATTGGTTTAGTCATCATTCTCATTTACTCATTTTGTCATTACATCCTATAAAACTCAAGAAAAAATGAAGGTCTTAAGAAATCAGCTTCTTAAAACCTTCACCAAAACTTTCATCAAATTATATATTCCACTCACTATCACTATTTAACAAAAAGCTACTTAAGGTAGTAGCTTTAAAATATTCCTTATCATTAAAAGCAACTATATTAGTTATTATTCTCAAGTGATTCTTTAAAAAGAATCACTGCTTCTTGCCAAGTTGGAATCTTAAACCCCGTAGCTTTTGCTTTAGATAAATCCATTACTGAATGTCTTGGGCGATAAGCTTTTTGAGGGTATTCTTCAGAAGTAACTGGTGCAATTTCTACAGATGTATCTTTTAAAATTTCTGTTGCAAATTCATACCATGAACAGTATTCTTCATTTGACAAGTGATATAAACCATACTCTTGATCAGTAGAAGTTAAATGCACCATGAATTCTGCAAGAGTGCGTGTCCAGGTTGGGCGTCCAACTTGGTCGTTAACCACTGTTAAGCGTGGATGCGTTTCAGCCAAACGTTGCATGGTATATACAAAATTATTTCCGAATTCTCCAAATACCCAAGAAGTACGAATAATATAGGCTTTACTTGAAATTTCCTGAACAACTTTTTCACCTTCAAGTTTGGCACGCCCGTATTCACTTTTAGGATTAGTTTTTGCATCTATATTATATTCGCCTGCATTTGTCCCATCAAAAACGTAATCTGTGCTAATGTAAACTAAGGCAGCTCCTACCAATTCTGCCGCTTCTGCTACATTTCGTGTACCTACCACATTCACTAACCGATTTATTTCTTTGCCTTCATCTTCAGCTCTATCTACCGCAGTGTAGGCTGCGCAATGATAAATCAATTCTGGCTTTATTTTTTCAATAAATCTTATTGTTGCATCTTTATCTGTTATATCTAGCTCTTTTGAATCAGTTGCAACATATTGCATTTCATTTTCATCTAATAATTTACGTAATTCCGTTCCTAATTGACCATTAGCACCTGTAATTAAAATCATTTAATATCCTCCTCTATAAAAAAAGATAGGAATAATCCTACCTTTTTCTTAAAAACTCTTGATATATATTGTTATTGCCCATTTTTAGCGTAGTTCGCTTCAACAGCTTTTTTTTCAGCTAACCACCAATTTTTATTTTCTGTATACCAATTGATTGTTTCTACTAAACCCTCTTGGAAATTAGTGAACTCGGGTGTCCAACCTAACTCTTCACGAAGTTTAGTAGAATCTATTGCATAACGTAAATCATGACCTGTACGATCCGTTACGTGATCGTAAGCATCTTTTGGTTTATTCATTAGTTCAAGAATCATCTCGAGTACTTGCTTGTTATTTTCTTCTCCATCCGCACCAATCAAATAGGTTTCGCCTATATGACCTTTGGTTAAAACAGCCCAAACGGCAGATGAATGATCATTTGTATGAATCCAATCTCGTACATTTTTACCTTCACCATACAGCTTAGGGCGAATACTAGATAAAATATTCGTAATTTGACGAGGAATAAACTTCTCAATATGTTGGTAAGGTCCATAATTATTTGAACAGTTTGAAATTGTTGCTTGTAAACCAAATGAACGTACCCATGCTTTTACTAATAAATCAGAACCTGCTTTCGTAGAAGAATAAGGACTAGAGGGATTATAAGGCGTTTCAGATGTAAACTTTTCTCCTGGTCCTTCTCCATTTCCTGGAAGATCTTCACGTAATGGCAAATCACCATATACTTCATCTGTTGAAACATGATGATAACGCACATTGTTCTTAAGACAAGCTTCAATTAATGTGTATGTTCCGATAATGTTCGTTTGAACAAAAGGAAATGGGTCTTTAAGCGAATTATCATTATGAGACTCTGCGGCATAGTGCACGACGGCATCTGTTTCTTTTACTAGACGTTCTACTAATTCTGCATCTACGATATCTCCTATAACCAATTTCACTCGATCTGCTGGTAGCCCTGCTAAATTTTCTTTGTTTCCTGCATAAGTCAATTTATCCAATACAGTCACATGAATATTAGGATGATTAGTTACCACATAATGAACAAAATTTGACCCTATAAATCCAGCCCCACCAGTAACAATAATATTTTTCATTTTATGTATCTCCTATTTTTAAATTTCACCGTAAACAAAAAGATTATCGAATTCAGCTAATGTTGGGTGTTTGGTATCTTTTTCAGATAAGACCAATTTATCCATTGGCATTGGCCATTGAATATTTAAAGCTGAGTCATCAAAAGCGATTCCACCATCATGTTCTTTTGAGTAATATTCGTCCACTTTGTATTGCACATTGCAATTGGGCGTAAGGGTCACAAACGCATGAGCAAATCCTTTAGGCACTAACAATTGACGGTGATTAAACTCGCTCAAGATATAGCCTTCCCATTGACTATAAGTTGGAGAACCCACACGCATATCTACGATGACATCATAAATGACACCAGTTGTGGCACGTATCAATTTTGTTTGAGCTTTTCCGGGCGTTTGGAAATGCATTCCTCTCAATACTCCCGGTTCAACGGATAAAGAATGATTATCTTGAATAAAATCAATATCGATTCCAGCCTCTAAAAATTTTTCTTTTGTGTAGCTTTCAGTGAAAAAACCGCGATGATCTCCAAAAACAGCCATCTCGATAATTTTTACATCTTGTAATTTTGTATTTAATACTTTCATACTATTTGGCCCCCTTCTATTTATCCATTTGAGCAATGCGTAAGATGTACTGACCATATCCATTTTTTTTCAATGGTTGTGCCAATTCAATCAATTCTTCACGCGAGATATACCCCATGCGATATGAGATTTCTTCTAGACAAGCTACTTTAAGATTTTGACGCTTTTCAATGGTTTCAACAAATGTTCCAGCTTCTAAGAGTGATTCGTGTGTACCTGTATCTAGCCAAGCAAACCCACGACCCATTACCTCAACTTCTAATTCTCCTGCTTCTAGATAAGCTTTATTGATATCTGTAATTTCAAGTTCTCCACGATGAGAAGGTTTGATAGACTTAGCGATTTCAACAACTTTATTATCGTAAAAATACAAACCCGTCACGGCATAATTACTTTTAGCTTTTTCTGGTTTTTCTTCAATCGACAATGCCTTCATATCTTCATCAAATTCAACAACTCCAAAGCGTTCTGGATCATTAACATGATAGCCAAATACCGTAGCACCAGATTCTTTTTCAGCCGAACGTTGCAATAATCTGGATAATCCTCCACCATAATAGATGTTATCTCCTAAAATAAGGCAAACTGAATCTTCTCCTATAAATTCTTCTCCTATAATGAACGCCTCTGCTAAACCATTCGGTTGGTCTTGCAGTTTATATTCTATATTCAATCCTAATTCTGATCCATTTCCAAATAATTGTTCAAATCTTGGTGTATCATCTGGTGTTGAAATAATTAGTATGTCTTTAATGCCCGCTAACATTAAAGTTGACATTGGATAATATATCATTGGTTTATCATAAATTGGCATTAATTGTTTTGATGTTGCTTTGGTTAAAGGATACAAGCGTGTTCCACTTCCCCCTGCTAAGATAATTCCTTTCATAATACACCTCTTTTTTTATTTTTAATACTATTACTAGGTATTTACAAATCGCCGATTGTAAAATTAAGTTAGACAACTAAAAAAGCCATTCGTGGTACACTCATCATGTATTTCCGACTAAAGAAAACATAGGAGTGATCACGAATGACCTAAACCTATCGTACCACGGATGAACTGGTGATGCTAGAGTTTTATTGCAAAAAAAATATCTCAGTTGCGAAAATAGCCACTTATTTAAATCGAACTCGTACATCTATTTACAATGTCATCAACTTTTTGAAAGAAGAGCTTACAGCCCTTGAATATTACTAACAGTACAAGTAAAAGAAAAAATGTTGTGGGAGTCACAGAATCATTCTCCCCAAAGAAAACAGGCCTATATCAAAGATAAAGTCGCTCAATGTCGGGCGGAAGAGTCTATTCATTGTTCCGTTCGTACTTTTTATCGTTAATTTAAATGAAAAATCTTCCATGAAACCACACTCCCAATGAAGGGAAAAAGGAAGACTATGGTCATAAAGAACGTCGGGGAAAACAATCTTTCAAGCGAAATATCTCAGAAAGAGAGAAAGATTATCCACAGTTTAAAGAAGAATTTGGCCATATCGAAGGCGGCACAATTTTAGGTGTCTATCATAAGAGTGCTGTCATCACGTTAGTAGAACGTTTGTCGAAAGTCATCATTACCTTGAAACCCAATGGACGAAAGGCCAGCGATATTGAATTAGCCATGAATCACTGGTTTCAAAGCATTCCAAGAAACTTATTCCCTTCTATCACATTTGACTGCGGAAAATCATTGAAATATCAAACACCATTGGAAGTATTTTTGAGTTATATGAGCGAAGATATTCTGTCTAACTTAATTTGACAAATCAGAAATATAAAATTATTGACCTCAGTTATTTTTTTATAAAAAATCTTATATTTTTAAAGGACTGCATAAAATCCTTTCTTTTAAAAATTAAATATAAACAAAATGCTAACAAATAAAAATATAAAGTTAACCAAGAATCAAATTTCCATCCAAAGAATACAAATAAAAATGTCAATATCCATTCACTAATAACATCCTTTTTAATAGAAATTTTCAAATAACTAGCTAAAACAATTTCTGAGAAGCTTACTCTGAAAACTAATAAAAGTAAAATAGACAAAATTGCAAAATCAAGGTTTATAAATACACGTGTTGTAAAGAAAGTAACCACTAAACTTAAAAACATAGATAGAACATTAATTATTAACATAGTTTGCTCTTTTCGTAGAGTTTTAAAATATGTATTAATTAATAATGACATTTTACCTTCATAAACAATAATTGGAAAAATAAGAGCCATGTATTTAAAACTTTCAGCATAATTAGGCAACCATATTGTTATAATTTCTTTCAAAGGATAATATAAAATTAGCATTCCAAACAAAATAGCCATTAGTATATCTCTTATTGTTCTATATATCATTGGCAATTTTTCTAGTTTAGTATTTCTCAATATAGGAAATATTATTATACCAATTGCATTTATAAAAATCATCATTGAGCTTGATATACTTAAAGTTAGGGAAACTTTACCAAATGTTGCTATATCCCAAGTATCTTCAATTCCCCACCTAACAATACCTATAACTAATGTACTCGAAAGGTTAGCTATCATTAACTTAACTCCACCTTGAATATTAGACATAATTTCAGTTACATTTAAAGCAAAAGAATTAACTTTACGAAAAACTATGTCTTTACAATAATAAGTTGATAAAAACAAAGAAATTATTTTCCCAATTAAGTCAGCTACTATTAATATTTGGTAATTTCTTATACCAAATATTAATGCAACAATAATTATTATTATATAGGAGAGCTTATCAATTGTTGTAATTATTGCGTATTCTTTTATTCTATTAGTTGCTTGTAAAATAAAAAGAGGCATTGCACGAACCCCTGCTGCAATCATCGCTACAGCTGTCGTTAAAACAATAATTTTTTTTTCTGGATCATTAGAAAAAAATAATCCTATTACTGAAATTATTATTGAAAAAAATATTTGAGTTCCAAAAAGTGTCCAGAATTGAGAATAGAATAAACTCTTATCTAATTCTTTGTAATTTTCTCCTGCATATCTTAAATATATACCATCATTCCACCCAAATTGAAAAAAACCAATAAAAGAAGCATATAATACATACAATTGCCAATAACCGTACTCCTCAACTCCAATCAACTTAGGGACTATTAAAGTTACTACAGTTGAAATAACTAATGAAATCGCATTAGATGATACTGCGTATGCGATATTTCTTATTATTTCATAAAATTTCAAACTCAAAATTTCACCTCTCAATTTCTTCTTTCAATAATTATCTTCTGAAAATCTGAATACTTCTTTACTTAGAGTTTCTTTAGTTACTGGTATATACAAATCATCAATATGTGATTTTATATTTTTTTCAGTTAAATAAGATAAATCTATCTTTATAATTTGTTCGATTATTTCTTTTGAAAAACGAAATTTTATAATCTTTGCAGGATTTCCACCCACAATAGCATATGGGGGAACATCCTTAGTTACTATACTTCCTGCTCCAATAACGGCACCTTTCCCAACTCTAACACCGCTTAAGATTATAGAATTAGTTCCAATCCATACATCATCATTAATTATAATTTCTCCTTTAGATATCGCTTCTGCTTCCTCTCCATTAATCATTACCCTAAAAGGATACGTAGATAATGTGTTTAACATGTGATTACCTCCGAGCATAAAGGTAACATCCGAAGCAATAGAAACAAAACTTCCAATACTCAATCTTTCATTTTTAGAACCATAACTATATATATTAAGCACACCATAAGTATATGTTCCCACTTTTACAATATCTAATGGAAATATCTTAGATACCGTGGTAAAATTTTTTTTATTTACTTTTCTCCATTTCTTCTTAAATAACACTATCTTCAACATATAAATTATTTTATAAATCATTTTTCCTCCTCCCTTTTCATTGAATATTTTACAGTAACTAAAAGCTATATGAGAATATACCAGAGTTATTATCATATTAAGACTTTTTTAATAAAGGTTGGGATATCTTTAATACGATCTTAAATAATTCTATATTTCCGGAAATTTAATTTCTTTCATCTATTAATAGTTTAGAAACGCAGTTTTAGTGAGATTTTAAATGGTATAAATATTTAGATAGCACTACAACATTCATAAGAATAC
This genomic window contains:
- the istB gene encoding IS21-like element helper ATPase IstB, which gives rise to MNEQTVSKMISMKLSGMVEGYQHQESTPDFQKMSFEERFQILIDHEYDRRKSNTLKRLIKSANFQNTQACIEDIEYYEDRKLDKTRILELSSCNYIRQTNNIIIKGPTGAGKSFLAQAFGVSACRQHHTVKYVRLPELLDELLLEQYRNDNSYRKSIKKLSKIDLLIIDEWLLIDISTEQAALVLEIVEMRYKLKSTIFCSQIDPQGWSQRLSNGTVAEAIMDRIVHNSIQLMVDGEVSMRERHGLDSSM
- a CDS encoding zinc ribbon domain-containing protein, with product MKYCANCGKEVKEGAKFCNNCGSTTAIGETPSQKADSTKSEQVINLSSLNIDKEKLSNMSHGYFSYFKTTLVKPSESFHEAASINGVIQFVLLSLIQVVGLWFLSIDSYSYQYVQMGFGTLFGLFFALLIFNFLSVFVVHGVKRVAYKSGDSFLATATQYGGFFTTSVILQGIIMLLALISGEEFAVMISVLYLLSFIISSFAFANYLYKSDTSEKMDKFYVGIIATVMLFFVWFIVARIGAATVMTMVEDIVRDSLF
- a CDS encoding YdcF family protein, with translation MIKRRVFIFIGVILFVCLVIGVSYSLIINNLIVDEEPIRSDVIIVPEGQEYVRAYRASELLHEGYSESEKIIVSPIDKANEQIYLEFDVAEEQIIPETEATSTYENAVNTLGMMEENGFDSAIIVSSDYHMLRTKLIYERTNREYGYDLTYVAAYQLVDGEFIPWDEAGEDMEYVANLEFWKYWGYLLGLYHFFNL
- the istA gene encoding IS21 family transposase translates to MIHYRKIMELAYDEVSLRAISASTGNGRPKVTEILQLAKEKGLNCPLSEEMDDQWIEEFLYPHKAIENSGYGMIDFDQVHKELARPNVTLSLLHHEYEVNCRTNGKIPYAYRSFLRHYKSYADKYKATLRVRRKPGEIVEVDWAGSTAFLIDQDTGEKIKAYLFVATLPCSQLSYSEATLSMDLNAWIGAHNRAFQYFGGCTQIIIPDNLKTSVTRHTLKELVLNPTYREMCEYYGTLCMPARVRAPKDKASVEGSVSTLSTWIIAALRNEHCFTLDELNQKVRQKLEEFNHRKFSKKNGTRFSAFEEEEKFALSPLPSKPYKMAEWRTAKVRPDYHISVDNRFYSVPYEYIAKSVDVRITESLIEIFFKHMRVATHTRLYGKFGQISTSKDHMPDNHKLYIEQTPENALSWAETIGENTVRIIQYLLDTYQVERQALSSIFSLKNSARRYTKYEMERACKEILSITNRPTVKLVQSQLKAIKKKDAEKVLEKNSSVSQEVFGFTRGTDYWGEK
- the rfbD gene encoding dTDP-4-dehydrorhamnose reductase, whose protein sequence is MILITGANGQLGTELRKLLDENEMQYVATDSKELDITDKDATIRFIEKIKPELIYHCAAYTAVDRAEDEGKEINRLVNVVGTRNVAEAAELVGAALVYISTDYVFDGTNAGEYNIDAKTNPKSEYGRAKLEGEKVVQEISSKAYIIRTSWVFGEFGNNFVYTMQRLAETHPRLTVVNDQVGRPTWTRTLAEFMVHLTSTDQEYGLYHLSNEEYCSWYEFATEILKDTSVEIAPVTSEEYPQKAYRPRHSVMDLSKAKATGFKIPTWQEAVILFKESLENNN
- a CDS encoding TM2 domain-containing protein, which produces MYNQLSNEEKMLVNLEVANNKKSVGVSYLLWFFLSSLGIHRMYLGRKFSGVMLLILTIIGWVTLAIFIGWIFLVVVAIWVLVDAFLLPSIVKAANDDLTEEYARKIIAYKA
- a CDS encoding zinc ribbon domain-containing protein; translation: MICEKCSCVNEDGAKFCEKCGHLLGTEPSIEKKVDLPITKKKLEPFTKVQKFGIVFAIVIVLILAGGFSFAKNYYSKENQVDRYIELINTGDASKIAKVLSTEDLNFELKKENLQPFADYIKEDKEYVHLLSNRMKDESESENDSYGIYLKQDGKDSLFFDHYEMMINPVYAELTTNMEEAVITLNGKEIGTADRSEYTQKVGPLSPGSYTLVSSIEQYGSPLINEQEVFFSGEDDMNYVDLSLSGVYIDVASDLTDGKVYLDDKEIGQLKEGEGSFGPISWKEDSYLSVKKEFTNETLESSQVYLEDYDESYYFTFDLMDEYAAQDFMYNIYQLTENISYYGDEYSDDYEYDLGEMMVDGEENEIYQTLYSNAKKSYDDETISSVTYNAEVKDVQQIDAYKYEISYDVTVDTSYSYDSNIEDLEQVISFKAKVILEESGEMEYDYYPLLESLEVQ